A window of Haloarcula marismortui ATCC 43049 genomic DNA:
GGTTCGGACTGACGACCAGCTACTGGTCCTGACACATTGAGCCGTGTCGACCCCGGTAACAAGGCTTATGCCAGCCCATCCGATTCGGTGAGGTATGCATCGGATTGTCCCTGCGATTGGTCTTGCTGCTCTCGTCGTTCTCTCCGGGTGTGTGACAGCGACGGTTGACTCAACAGTGGCCGCGGACGGCACTGTTTCGGAGTACGACCTGACCCTCGAAATGTCCCCATCTGTGTACGACGGCCTGCAGAGCCAGGCCCAGCAGGAGGGCTATGACTCGGTCGAAGGCTACCTTCTGGCCGACGTGAACACCAGTCGGATGTCGAACTACACGTACGACCAAGAACTGGAGGGTGAGAACGTCACACTCTCGATGACATTCACGGACTGGAACCCCGGCCCGGAAAGCGACGTGTCGGTCAACGCTAGCGGGGGCAACGTCACGTACGAAGACCGGACGTTCGTCACTGCGAACGAAGATACTGATGTGGCCTTCGGCAACGGTGTCGCGGTCGAGTATCAGCTGACAATGCCCGCTGACATCTCGTCCTCGAACGCTGATATCGTTCAGAACGAGACCGCTGTCTGGGAATACGCGGCTGACGAACCGGTCGACGAACCGATCCGCGCGACCAGCCCCGCGCCGTCGTCGGCCTTCGGCCCCGGAATGGGGATTCCTGTCGCCGTTGTGGCGCTGCTCGGGGCCGCACTGCTGGCCAGTCGAGACTGAGTAGCTGAGAGCGTCCCGCACGCATTGTTTTTCCCCCCAGCGTCGACAGACTCTGGCCGGGTGGCTAATACAGTTCTAAATGTTGCAACGAGCGATACCGCTAATATATCCGATATTTTATAATGCGGGTTTATTGTCGTTTCGTCCGGATACAGGATGATGCGCGCAGCCAGACTCCACGAGTACACGCACGACATGTCGGACGGGCTCTCGATAG
This region includes:
- a CDS encoding PGF-CTERM sorting domain-containing protein is translated as MHRIVPAIGLAALVVLSGCVTATVDSTVAADGTVSEYDLTLEMSPSVYDGLQSQAQQEGYDSVEGYLLADVNTSRMSNYTYDQELEGENVTLSMTFTDWNPGPESDVSVNASGGNVTYEDRTFVTANEDTDVAFGNGVAVEYQLTMPADISSSNADIVQNETAVWEYAADEPVDEPIRATSPAPSSAFGPGMGIPVAVVALLGAALLASRD